The Ignavibacteriales bacterium genome includes a region encoding these proteins:
- a CDS encoding fused MFS/spermidine synthase: MTKQTSYSIIAILFIVSGATGLIYQVAWFKYLSLFLGNTTYAQTIVLATFMGGLAIGASLWGRRADRAKSPIRLYALLEFFIGLYCLLYPWLMSAVKYLFVVTVHAFNLPSDGNAVLLLKLLISVLTLLFPTILMGGTLPVLVRFISSNVEDSGKNVATLYFLNSFGAVVGSLLGGFFLVPMAGLQATVLSAGCVNIVIASAAYALGSGNRLSPAESASEHETELPSFPPHFVSLAVGVAGVSGLAAMIYEVAWVRLLIPVLGSSTYSYTLMLVAFISGITIGSWLVSVLIERWKNLFAVLAVCQLLIGASMALMLPLYGRVPYLFWQVGSVLTRSDTSYPIFLAIQFIIGLTLMIIPTIFLGMSLPLASRIATRSVKVLGKSVGTVFSVNTIGTVLGSLAAGLVLIPVIGVRHAMEVGLVLNLVSGIVLTLVDAGVPKIRRGVLVIFATLVGALTFVFGSDWNQIVTLSGVFRQFGNNRQAPATYEEFVRGVRANKVLYYKEGASATVGVVQNQAGTGVQNVLIINGKADASSVGDLPTQVLLGQVPMMLHPHPDTVLVIGFGSGVTTGSVLTHPIKRVDCVEISPEVIAGAKYFEHVNNKPLEDPRARLYIDDALAFLKLSQTNYDAIISEPSNPWIAGIGNLYTIDFFEMCKGRLRPNGVMVQWFHLYEIDDPTFKLVVRTFRTVFPHVVVWQSLTPDLLLVGSKDSLILDENQLSRKLANAAVKKDLERIKIPDAATLASLQMISENPTREYASDGPVNTEDKPLLEHWAPRAFFVNKGANEIARYDERLAFNRTALFLNQLVKQRALTDEERLNIGLLHSDMGRGNLSLGYSMLSSYLEAHPKDLRAVTAMAGLADRLGRREEQVQMLARAVELSPNDPVLLEQYAWVRFTRERIVATQFGAFDVSKTEKLLKRCIELSADTVDFYRIRLADMYFDIQEFQPAFENYKKALQLRERYFADRRVRQDVLLLQLAKCYRRLGDPGRAAGYALQAININPTNEEARELFYSIFLFGGTGTRDTTAKQ, from the coding sequence ATGACCAAGCAGACTTCGTACAGTATCATCGCAATTCTCTTTATTGTCTCCGGAGCCACGGGTCTCATCTATCAGGTAGCGTGGTTCAAGTATCTCTCCCTCTTCCTCGGCAACACGACATACGCGCAAACCATTGTCTTGGCGACATTTATGGGAGGACTCGCCATCGGTGCGTCGCTGTGGGGCCGTCGTGCAGATAGGGCAAAATCACCAATCCGCCTGTATGCCCTCCTGGAGTTCTTCATCGGCCTCTACTGCTTGTTGTATCCCTGGCTGATGAGCGCTGTGAAGTATCTTTTCGTGGTGACCGTACACGCATTCAATCTGCCCAGCGACGGAAACGCGGTGCTGCTGTTGAAGCTCTTGATCAGTGTGCTGACGCTTCTTTTCCCCACGATTCTCATGGGAGGAACGCTGCCAGTCCTTGTTCGCTTCATTTCTTCCAATGTCGAAGATTCTGGAAAGAATGTTGCGACTCTGTACTTCCTCAACAGCTTCGGGGCGGTTGTCGGATCGCTGCTCGGGGGATTCTTCCTTGTTCCGATGGCCGGACTTCAGGCCACAGTCCTTTCGGCAGGATGCGTGAACATTGTCATCGCTTCCGCAGCGTATGCCCTTGGCTCAGGAAACAGGCTCTCTCCCGCTGAGAGTGCGTCAGAACATGAAACCGAACTCCCCTCGTTTCCTCCTCACTTTGTCTCGCTCGCCGTCGGTGTCGCAGGTGTGTCCGGCCTCGCAGCCATGATTTATGAAGTCGCATGGGTCCGGCTGTTGATCCCCGTCCTGGGTTCGTCAACATACTCCTACACCCTCATGCTTGTCGCGTTCATATCCGGGATCACCATCGGCAGCTGGTTGGTGTCGGTTCTCATCGAAAGATGGAAGAACCTGTTCGCCGTTCTCGCCGTATGCCAGCTCCTTATCGGTGCTTCGATGGCGCTGATGCTTCCGCTCTACGGGCGGGTTCCGTACCTCTTCTGGCAGGTCGGCTCGGTTCTTACGCGATCGGATACAAGCTACCCGATCTTTCTCGCGATCCAGTTCATCATCGGCCTGACGCTCATGATCATTCCGACGATCTTCCTTGGAATGTCCCTGCCGCTGGCGAGCCGCATCGCTACACGGTCTGTGAAAGTGCTCGGGAAATCTGTCGGCACCGTGTTCTCCGTGAATACGATCGGCACCGTCCTTGGTTCGCTGGCAGCGGGTCTTGTGTTGATCCCGGTCATCGGCGTGCGACACGCCATGGAAGTCGGGCTCGTTCTGAACCTCGTGAGCGGCATCGTCCTGACATTAGTCGATGCGGGCGTCCCGAAAATCCGCCGCGGTGTGCTGGTGATCTTCGCTACACTTGTGGGAGCTCTCACGTTTGTGTTCGGCTCCGATTGGAATCAGATCGTAACACTTTCGGGCGTGTTCAGGCAATTCGGCAACAATCGGCAGGCTCCGGCGACCTATGAGGAGTTCGTGCGAGGAGTGAGAGCCAACAAGGTCCTTTACTACAAGGAAGGAGCCTCCGCCACGGTTGGCGTTGTCCAGAATCAGGCGGGGACTGGAGTGCAGAATGTCCTGATCATTAATGGAAAGGCCGATGCGTCGTCCGTTGGAGACCTCCCCACTCAGGTACTCCTGGGCCAGGTGCCGATGATGCTTCATCCCCACCCCGACACCGTCCTCGTGATTGGTTTTGGGAGCGGTGTGACTACGGGAAGCGTGCTCACTCATCCGATCAAGCGCGTGGATTGTGTTGAGATTTCGCCGGAGGTGATCGCGGGGGCGAAGTACTTCGAGCATGTCAACAACAAGCCTCTCGAGGATCCGCGGGCTAGGTTGTACATCGATGATGCCCTGGCCTTTCTCAAGCTTTCACAGACAAACTACGATGCGATCATCAGTGAGCCGTCCAATCCTTGGATCGCGGGCATCGGCAATCTCTACACAATCGATTTCTTTGAGATGTGCAAAGGTAGGCTGCGGCCCAATGGAGTCATGGTCCAGTGGTTTCACCTGTACGAAATCGACGACCCAACCTTCAAGCTCGTCGTCCGGACATTCCGAACAGTGTTTCCGCATGTTGTCGTGTGGCAATCGTTGACTCCCGATCTTCTGCTCGTCGGATCGAAGGACTCCCTGATCCTTGATGAGAACCAGCTGTCGCGGAAGCTGGCAAACGCCGCGGTGAAGAAGGATTTGGAACGCATCAAGATCCCCGATGCGGCAACCCTGGCTTCTCTTCAGATGATCTCTGAGAACCCAACCAGGGAATACGCGAGCGATGGCCCTGTGAACACGGAAGACAAGCCATTGCTTGAACATTGGGCTCCGCGGGCATTTTTCGTCAACAAGGGTGCTAACGAGATCGCCCGCTACGATGAACGACTGGCTTTCAATCGGACAGCACTCTTCCTCAACCAACTGGTGAAGCAGCGTGCTCTCACCGATGAGGAACGGCTGAACATCGGGCTCCTGCATTCGGATATGGGGAGGGGAAATCTGTCCCTCGGATATTCTATGCTCTCCAGCTACCTTGAGGCGCATCCGAAGGATCTTCGCGCTGTCACTGCCATGGCCGGTTTGGCAGATCGCTTGGGAAGGCGGGAAGAGCAGGTTCAGATGCTCGCGCGGGCGGTTGAACTCTCGCCGAACGATCCGGTGCTGCTTGAACAATATGCGTGGGTGAGGTTTACCCGCGAGCGCATCGTGGCAACGCAGTTCGGCGCATTTGATGTGTCGAAGACGGAGAAGCTTCTCAAGCGCTGCATTGAGCTCTCTGCAGACACTGTTGATTTCTATCGCATCCGCCTTGCCGACATGTATTTTGACATCCAGGAATTCCAGCCCGCATTTGAAAACTACAAGAAAGCCCTTCAACTCAGAGAGCGGTATTTTGCTGACCGACGAGTGCGGCAGGATGTCTTGCTCCTGCAGCTCGCGAAATGTTATCGTCGGTTGGGAGATCCGGGAAGGGCGGCGGGGTATGCGCTCCAGGCCATCAATATCAACCCGACGAACGAAGAAGCACGTGAACTGTTCTACTCGATCTTCCTTTTCGGTGGAACGGGGACGCGCGACACGACAGCAAAACAGTGA
- the meaB gene encoding methylmalonyl Co-A mutase-associated GTPase MeaB, translating to MSSIAATMIEHLLAGDRRTVARAISQVENDTPLAKDILSSVYPRTGRAYRVGITGPPGAGKSTLTNKLARYYRLQQKKVGIIAVDPTSPFTGGALLGDRVRMSDVELDEGVFIRSMASRGSLGGLSKKAKEAADVLDAAGYDVVLMETVGVGQSELDIASAADTTVVVLVPESGDGIQAMKAGLMEIADFFVLNKADRPGADQAVMSLKMILGFRSHTAESWMPDVLKTQASEGKGIEEVAAYVQKHREFLESSGELERKRKSRLESRIREIIENQLHIEFWNRERSRKLHEKLDLLLQRQSNPYDVAAGLLEDFRTEGV from the coding sequence GTGTCATCCATCGCCGCTACCATGATCGAGCATTTGCTCGCTGGAGATCGCAGGACCGTTGCGCGGGCGATCTCCCAGGTGGAGAACGACACGCCGCTCGCAAAGGACATCCTCAGCAGCGTTTATCCCCGCACGGGCAGAGCCTATCGGGTGGGCATCACTGGCCCGCCGGGGGCGGGAAAGAGCACGCTGACGAACAAACTCGCCCGGTACTATCGCCTCCAGCAGAAAAAAGTCGGAATCATCGCGGTCGATCCAACGAGTCCGTTTACAGGGGGAGCGCTCCTCGGCGATCGCGTCCGGATGAGCGATGTCGAGTTGGACGAGGGGGTCTTCATCCGCAGCATGGCTTCCCGCGGAAGCCTGGGAGGCTTGAGCAAAAAGGCCAAGGAAGCAGCCGACGTTCTCGATGCAGCAGGATATGACGTGGTACTGATGGAAACCGTCGGCGTAGGCCAATCCGAGCTCGATATTGCCAGCGCAGCGGATACAACCGTGGTCGTGCTCGTCCCCGAATCGGGGGATGGCATACAGGCCATGAAGGCAGGGCTGATGGAGATTGCCGATTTCTTTGTGCTGAACAAGGCCGATCGCCCCGGTGCCGATCAGGCTGTGATGTCCCTCAAGATGATTCTCGGATTTCGTTCGCATACTGCGGAGAGTTGGATGCCGGATGTTCTGAAGACTCAGGCGAGCGAGGGGAAGGGAATCGAGGAGGTTGCTGCATATGTTCAGAAACACAGGGAGTTTCTGGAATCGTCCGGTGAGCTCGAACGGAAACGGAAGTCGCGCCTCGAAAGCAGGATCCGGGAGATCATCGAGAACCAACTCCACATCGAATTCTGGAACCGCGAACGTTCCCGTAAGCTTCATGAGAAACTGGATCTTTTGTTACAGCGCCAGTCAAATCCGTACGACGTTGCAGCCGGACTTCTGGAGGATTTTCGGACGGAAGGGGTGTAG